The following coding sequences lie in one Apium graveolens cultivar Ventura chromosome 1, ASM990537v1, whole genome shotgun sequence genomic window:
- the LOC141671510 gene encoding ranBP2-type zinc finger protein At1g67325-like — MSQVDNRNSSAVKRARTDGGRREDDWTCPTCGNVNFSFRTTCNMRNCTQPRPADHSLKYAAKPMQTPRGYSSSAPYVGPAAPSSMYMGVQPYGSSVFNGGSVPPFNVPGAGNSGFNYNYNTRLPGGSPYQSPLRLSGPPPYSNGAVIGNGGMYGMPPSYNRYGLGMPIGHPPMGPGPGFYPEDRLPKKIADGARDNDWKCPKCGNVNFSFREVCNMRKCDTPKPGSQVAKSGKNPRPEMPEGSWKCEKCNNINYPFRTKCNRQNCGADKPFESKKSPSEPAGGNDQ; from the exons ATGTCTCAG GTCGATAATCGAAACTCTTCTGCTGTCAAACGAGCCCGAACTGATG GTGGACGTAGAGAAGATGACTGGACTTGTCCTACCTGTGGCAATGTCAATTTTTCGTTTAGGACTACTTGCAACATGCGTAATTGTACTCAGCCTAGGCCAGCTGATCATAGTTTG AAATATGCTGCCAAACCAATGCAAACTCCAAGGGGGTACTCGTCCTCAGCTCCCTATGTAGGTCCTGCTGCGCCCTCATCAATGTATATGGGCGTGCAGCCTTATGGCTCTTCTGTATTTAATGGAGGATCTGTACCTCCTTTTAATGTTCCTGGAGCTGGGAATTCCGGATTCAACTACAACTATAATACTCGACTGCCCGGGGGGAGCCCATATCAATCGCCTCTTCGTTTATCTGGTCCGCCACCTTATTCTAATGGAGCTGTGATAGGAAATG GTGGGATGTATGGTATGCCCCCTTCTTATAACCGTTACGGGTTAGGCATGCCCATTGGCCATCCACCAATG GGGCCTGGGCCAGGATTTTATCCGGAAGATAGGCTTCCAAAGAAGATTGCAG ATGGGGCGCGTGATAATGACTGGAAGTGTCCCAAATGTGGGAATGTCAATTTCTCATTTAGAGAAGTTTGCAACATGAGGAAATGCGACACACCTAAGCCTGGATCACAG GTTGCAAAGTCCGGAAAGAATCCTA GACCTGAAATGCCGGAGGGAAGCTGGAAGTGTGAGAAATGCAACAACATTAACTATCCTTTTAGAACCAAATGTAACAGACAGAACTGTGGTGCTGATAAGCCATTTGAGAGCAAGAAGTCCCCTTCCGAACCTGCTGGTGGTAATGATCAG TGA